Within Sphingobium sp. EP60837, the genomic segment CAGGGTGGATCGGACTTGGTCGATCATATGCGTGCCGAATGCGCCCAGGAAACCGCCGCCCTGTGCAGCGTCCGTCCACCAGTCGGCAAGTGGTTCCTCCTCTCCGCTACCCGGCTGCTGGTATATGCGGCTGAACATCAGCGGATCGCCGATGAGGCCATCCTTCACCACCCGACGCAGCAGCGCCTGCGCGCTGTCGAAACGGAACTCGGCGCCCAGCGCATGGACGATCCCCGCCTTTTGGGCGGCGGCCAGCATCTCCCGCGCTTCGGGTAGATCGCGTGCGAAGGGCTTTTCGCACATGACATGGCGGCCCGCGGCGATCGCCTGCATGACGGGCGTGTAATGCGCGTGCGGCGGGGTGGCGACAGTGACCAAGCGAATGCCCGGATCGTCGGACAGTACCTGTGCCAGATTATCGGACGCAAGCGGAATGCCCAGCGGCGCTGCGCGCTGCGCGGTCCTTTCCTGATTCCTACCGACGATGGCACGCACCTCAAATCCTGCATCGCGCAGCGCGCGGACATGCGTGAAAAGTCCAAAGCCCGTGCCTACGACGACTGCGCCGATCGGCGCTTCCTTGCCCGTCATCTCGTTTCTCTAGCCTTTCTGATGATGTCGCGAGCGGCTGGCGCCCATGAAGCGATGGCCTGCGCCATCGGCATGCCGTTGATGTTTTTCGAAAAGACCTCGACTGAGAAAAGGGCTGTGCTCCCAATCTGATCAAGCGTCCGGATGAAGCGCGTGAGGTCGAAGCTTCCCTGTCCGGGAACGAGCCGACCGCTCATCGTTTCGTGCAGCAGGTCGGCTTCTGGTTGCGCAGGCGCATCGTTGATCTGCACGGTGTGGATGCGCGATCCCGGGATGCTTTCGAGCAGCTCGAAGCTGGACCCGCTCCTGAAGAAGTGCCAGCTATCGACCGTGAGCCCGCCATTGGGCCGTCCGGCCGCCTGCACGATTGCCCATGCGCTCGCCAGATCGGGGATGCCGCCAAAAGGCAGGAACTCAATATGGACTTTCAGGCCATAGGGCGCGGCCAGATCGCACAGATGCGTGAAGGCTTCAGCCGCCTCATCCAGCGAGGGGGAGACGCCCATCATCTCGACGGCCGTGATCGACGGCGCACCGATGCGCGCGGCCGCTTCCACCACGCGCTCGGGCGTCAGCGATTGAAGCAGCGAAGCCAAAGGCGCGTCGTCGCCCGTTCGACGATGACTGGGCAGCCAGCAAGCCGTGCAATCCACCTCCATAACCGTCAGGTCATGATTGGCGATCCGCGCCGCAATTTCGGACGGCTTCATCCCTGCCTCTTCCAACGACCAGACGTCGCCGGGCATTAACGAGATGCCGGTAAAGCCCGCTTCACGCGCCGGGGCTAATCGTTCGAGCAGCGGCACATGTGCAAAAGGCGGAGCGGACAGGATCAACGGCAGATCCTCTGTCATGCCGCCTCCAGCCGGAAATTCAGTTCCAGAATGATCCCGTTCCGCTCCTCGACGAACAGCTGGCAGAGATTGGCGGGCGGATAGTCTTTCCGCACTACCGCGAGCCCGGCAGCGTCCAGCCGGGCGACCATAGCGGGCAGATCATCGCACTCCAGCGCCACATGATGCACTGCCCCGCTGCCCCGCGCGGGGGTGAAGGGCAGCGCGTCGTCGCTGGGATAGGCCGCACCCACTGGGCCGATATGGACGATAGCCCGTCCGTCCGGATCATGGATCCAGCAGCCTTGATCGATCGATCCCGCCCCAGGCGCGGTCTCCGCCCGCAGGCCCAGCACATCGCGGAAAAAGGCCGCGGTGCCGGGTACATCGGCGGTCCGGATATTTACATGGTCAAGAGTTCGCACGGCCATGGCGTCAGTCCACGAACTGGCCGGTGGCGATCGCAGCCTCCGGCTTGAGCGCCGTAAGCCCTTCCGCCTCAAGTTGCGCGAGCGGCAGGCGCCACAGATTTACGGCCGCAGTGCTTTCGGTCCGCACCAGGCGCAAGCCCCAGATGCCTTTCTCATGCGCGTAGGAATTCACCCAATTGCCGCCCAGGCCCGGATCATGCTCGGCGATGATGATGCGCACCCGGCCGTCGGGCTCGGCGGCGAAGCGGTAATTATTGACCCAGCCGTTGCCGTCCTCGAACGTGTCGAGATTTTCCTGCCAGATGTTGCAGATCTGGAAGTTCCAATATTCACAGTTCGGCGGCGCGAATTCGAGCACCAGCGCCTCGTCCAGCCGCTTTTCCCATCCGCCAAAGGCGACATGGCGATCGGGCACGCCGCCGTTCGACAGATATTGGGCGCGGCTATAGTCCAGTCGGTTGAGCTTGGCGGCGAAATTGCCCTGCGTCCCGTTCCACCAGTTGCGGACCAGTTCAGCATAGCCCAGCACATTCTGCGCGGCCCAGGCCAGGTTGTTCGCCATCAGTGCAGGCGTCACCGGCTCAGGATCCGCGCCGTCTAGCCGCTCGATGCGCATGTCGGGCGCAACTTCCTTCTCCCGGTCGCTCCATACCAGGCGGATAAGGATACAGTTGGTGTCAGGCTGTAGCTTCAGCCAGTTCTTGCCTTCGCCCGGATCATTTTTTGACAGGATGATCTCAAATCTCCCGTCGGCTTCGACGCGCAGCTGCTGACTGCCAAGAAAGCCGGTGGTTTTGAGGTTGGCGGGATCGAATAGCTTAAGACCATCGACGCCCAGCGGCGCCCAGTCGCGTGCGCCTGCATCATCCGGCGCGGGCGCGCTCAGCAGGGCCAGGACGAAATAGGGAATGGTGCCGCGCGTACCGACGATGCGATAATCGCGCGCCTCATCGAACTGGCACATCAGATGGTCCTGATCGACAGTCTGGACGTTGATCGATTGGCGCCATACCATGTCGCGCAGGCGGGGGCGGGTCGGCTCCGCATTTTCGATCAGCCGTTCGAAACCCGACCGCGCGAGGCGGGTGAGAAAGCGATACCATTCCGCCCGGTCCAGATCGGATGGATCATCTCTGAACTGGTCTATCATCCGTCCTGCGACCTTCAGCACGTCGCAGAAATCATCCCAGGACTGACCCGAAAGCAGCCTCTGCGCCGAGCGCGCCTCGATCTCCCGCATATCCATTGCTTCGTTGAGCGCGTCAGCCATCGCGGCCCATCCTCTTCCTGTTTGATCAGCGGAAGGTGCCATCGCCCCGGCGTGGGGGCCAGCCTTTCTTCTGTCGATCCCGTGCCATTATCCTTCCTGTGTGACGCAAAATGGTTTTGCGACATCCGACGGGCGGTGGGAACGGCATTGACCGGAAAGTTATAGATTGATAACTTTCTTGGGTCGATAGCGGTGCGGCCCGGTGGCGTGCACGAGTCGCTCGCCTGTGAGAGGAGTTAGGAAGTCATGCTTACCGATGCGCAGAAGCGCCATCTGTCCAATATCTTGCAGCCGGTTTCGCCGCCGCGCGAACTGCACAATGTGTACACCGAGGATCAGCGTCGCCGTTTGCTGGACGTGGTGCATAGCGGCGCCTGGAAGCTGATCATTGCGCAGCATTTCCCCAATGCGGAAGCGCTGATCGCCACTTTTGCAGGCGGCTTCCCCGAAGGTTTCGAACCGACGCTGGACATGTTCCTGACGCCGACCTTCCGCGGCTTCTATGCTAATTACTCAACCTGCATGTTCCCGGAAATTCAGGACACCTTCTACAATCCGACGTTCCTGGAATATGCGAAGGCCTATTGGAACGCCGACTATGCCAAGCCGCAGATGATGCTGTTCAACGTGAACGGCCCGTGCGGCAACAAGGATCCGGGCCATCTGGATTCGCCCAGCTTCCGCGGCGTGCGTTACGAAAATTCGCCGACCTGGCTGTGCTCGATCATGGGCCGTTCGGGCCTGTTCCAGGATTATCTGATCAAGATGGCGCAGGTCATCACCTGGTTCAGCCATGATGCCAATAGCGGCTTTACCTATTGGCCGAAGGGTCCGCTGGAAAAGCCAGCCCGCCTGCAGCCGCCGGTCTATAACCGCGGCGTAGTGGTGCAAAATGAGATGCTGGTGCATCGCGGCGAGGCCAACGGCCCGCTGGAGCGGCAGAATCCCAAGGGGCTGGGCTTCGACTCGCTGTTCAGTGGTGAACCGGGCAACCCTGACGGCTGGCTGGTCAAGACGGGCGATCAGGTCATCGAGCGCTATCACACCGACGACCTGCGCTTCCTCGTTCACTGGTCGGCGGAGGTCTTCGAGGACTATGCCGAACTGAAGAAGAACATGGATGGGTCGGACAACCTGACCTATGATCAGGTGTTTGACACGCTGATCAAGGATGTCCGTTCGCGCGGCATCCAGATCGAAACGCCGACCGACCCTCTGAACGATCCGGCGTTCATCAAGGCGCTGAACGACGCCTATGACTATGGCGGTCCTGCCGAATATCCGGCTGAAGCCCCGCGTGAGTTGGTTGCGGCCTGACCGGACCAGCGAAGGGAAATAGGAAAGGGCGCCGCATTTCGGCGCCCTTTCTTTTAGATCAGTCGATCGCTGGCTCCAAGTCGTCTGGTCCCCAATAGGCTTTCAAGCTGGTGATCCGCCCTTGCGCATCGAACGTGCAGACGTCGAGAGATCGGATCAGCAAGCGCGGACCTTCGGGGGGCTGAAAGGTGACGTCGAAAACCAGCGCGGCGGCGTTGGCATGCGACCCCCGGATCGGCGCGACTGGCTGAATCCGCGTCTTGAACGCGACCGTATCGCTGAACCAGGCCGCTATTTCCTCTCCGCTTTTGGGCGGCGATCCGAGTGGGTCCTCGATTATCGCATCGGGCGCGAAAAGCGTCAGGACGCCGTCGCGATCCCCTGCATTGATCCGATCGACATAGGCTTGGAGCGTAGCACGCATCTGCGCGTGGGTCGGCGGAGAGGCGGGAGTATCGCCAAGGGAAACGGATCGCTCGGTCATGGGGCTCACCTCATTTAACGGGCAGTCTTAATGGCTTGATGCCCCGCATTTAACATAGGATCTTGCACTTTCCCTATTGTTTTGCGTAGTAGGTTGCAGTTTTGAAGTTCAGGACAATTGCTGCAGGCTGGTGACTCGCTGCGCTTGATGCTAATTTGGCCGGACAGTGAGAGGATTATAGCATGGCCAAATCGTCGGACTATCGTCTGGGAGAATTTGAGTTTCCCCGTGGCTGGTTCATGGTTGGGGAGAGCGTCGAGGCGACGAAGACGCCCAAGGCGATGCGCTATCTTGGCCAGGACATGGTGATGTACCGTGGCGAGAGCGGCACGGTTTATGTGACGGAGGCTTATTGCCCGCACATGGGCGCGCATCTGGCGAAGAACACGACCAGCTACATCGTGCGCGACGGCGAGCAGATTGAGGGCGATTCGATCCGCTGCCCCTTCCATGGCTGGCAGTTCGGTCCCGACGGCGCGTGCAAGAACATCCCCTATTCCGACTTCGTGCCCAAGGCGGCCAAGCTCAAGACCTTCCCGGTCGTTGAGCGTGCGGGCACCGTGTGGATCTGGCATGATCCTGAAGGGCTCGAACCCAATTTCGACCTGCCCGACTTTGGCGGCCATTATGACGCGCCGGGCTGGGTCAATTGGAAGATCGATTTTATGGGCGATCTCGACATCCACCCGATCGAGGTGGTGGACAATATGGCCGACTTTGGCCATTTCGTGCCCATCCATGGGGCGAAGGACTTTGTCTATTTCGCCAATGAGTTCAAGGATCACATCGTCCACCAATATTATGCCGCTGGCCACCGCACGCTGGTGACCAACCCGGACGACGTGCTGACGCTCGACACCTGGTACACCGGCCCTTCGATCCTGCAGTCAGAGATGGAGGGGACGTTCAACAGCTTCATCCTCATCACCCACACGCCGATCGAGGATGGCAAGATCCGCGTCTGGCACGGCCTGATGGTGCAGGTGAATGACGGCTCTGCGCCGGTCACCGATGACCTGCGCGAAGCGGCGCTGCAATATCAGGAAGGCAGCCGCCTGGCCTTCGCCCAGGATGTCGAGATCTGGCAGAACAAGAAGGCGTGCCTCAACCCGCTCGTGATCCCGAGCGACGGCCCCTACGGCAAGGTCCGCACCTGGTACAAGCAGTTCTACAATCCCCGAGACAAGACCCCCGACCTGCACAAGCGCACCAACGGCCTGCATGTCACGCTCGACAAGCGTAGCTCGACGCAAGCCGCCTGAAGGAGAAAAAGAGATGGAGAGAAGTGAACGCCCGGTAGCCATCGTTACCGGCGCTAGCCGTGGCGCAGGCCGCGGCATCGCCGTTGCGCTGGGCGAACAGGGCTATCGCGTCTATGTCACCGGCCGGTCTATCCGCGAAGGCGATGCGGAACTGCCGGGCACCATTGGCGCTACGGCCGCGCAGGTCGATGCCGCAGGTGGCGAAGGCCGCGCCGTCCAGGTCGATCACGCCGATGATGACGCGATCGCCGCGCTGTTCGACCGGGTGCGGGAAGAAAGCGGCCGGCTCGACATATTGGTCAACAATGTCGCCGCCTTGAATGATGATCTGGTGAAGCCCGGCCCCTTCTGGGAAAAATCCACCGGCCTGGCCGACATTCTGAACGTCGGGCTTCGCTCCCATTATCTGGCGAGCTGGCATGCGGCGCGCATGATGGTCCCGGCTGGAAGCGGCCTCATTGCCTTTACCTCCTCCTTCGGGTCGGTCTGCTACATGCACGGCGCAGCCTATGGCGCGCAGAAGGCGGGCGTAGATAAGTTCGCCGCCGACATGGGCGTCGATTTTCGGGGAACGGGCGTCGCCGCGATCGCGCTTTGGATGGGGCCGCTGCTTACCGAACGGAGCGAACGCACGCTGTCGGAGCATCCGGAGCAATATGAAAAGTTCATGGCCGACGCGGAAACGCCGGAATTCAACGGGCGCGTTATCGCGGCGATTCATGATGACCCGAACCGCGACGAGCTCAACGGTCAGACGTTGATCACCGCCGAAATTGCGCAGCGCTACGGCATCACCGAATCCGGCGGGCGCACGCCGCCTTCCTACCGCGCGATGCTGGGCGACCCCCGGATTGCGCACCCTGCAATCGTGGCTTGAGGAAAGAACTGATGGAGTTTGGACGTCGATTTGCAGGCAAGTCGATCATCGTCACCGGCGGGGCGTCGGGCATCGGACGCGCTACGGCGCTGCGCCTGGCTGCCGAGGGTGGGCGGGTGTTGGCCGTCGATCTGGATGAAAAGGGTCTGGCGACGCTGCAGCAGGAACAGCCCGGTATTGAAATCCGGGCGGGCTCCGTCGCCGATGAACCTACCGTCCGCTCCATCATCGCTGAATGGGTCGCGGTGGCGGGCCGGTTGGACGTCCTGGTCAACATGGCCGGGATCATAAGATCGAGCCACGCCGCATCGACGGATTATGAAGACTTCATGTCCATCATTGCCGTTAATCTGGGCAGCACCTTCCTCATGTGTCGCGAAGCCCTGCCGCATTTGGAAAAGGTCGGCGGCAACATCGTCAATGCCGCATCTACCTCGAGCCATTTCGGTCACCCTTTCCTGACCGGCTATGCCGCGAGCAAGGGGGCGGTCGCCGCTTATACCCAAAGCCTCGCCTGGGAATATGTAAAGCGGGGGGTCCGGGTAAATGCCGTGGCTCCCGGCGGGATTGAAACCCCGTTGGCCAGCAGCGTACAAACCGCCATGGTGGAAGGGGCCGATTGGGAGTTGTATAATCATCTAAGCCCGATCAAGGGTTTTGCCGCCCCGGACAAGATCGCGGGCGTCATCGCCATGCTGGCGAGCGAGGATGGAGGGCACATGAATGGGGCAGTCGTGCGTGTCGATGGGGGCGTCCACGCCTGAAGCGCCGGACGTTGCAAGGGGTCGCCTGCAATGACCTTCGCTGCGCCTGAATTTTGTCTCGATCATCTGTCACTCGTCGATCTCGATGCGCTGACGGTGATCGATGCCGCCGCCCATGCGGGCTTTGCTGCGGTCAGCCTGTTCGTTACCCCTATTCCCATCAGTCCGACGCCTGATCTGGTGGCGGACAAGGTGGCGCGAAGGGAAGTCCTCGCTGCTTTGCGCGATACGGGCTTGCGGGTCGGAATCGTCGAACCCTTCATGCTCGATCAGGATCCCAATTGGCAGTTGCTTGAACATAGCGCGGAACTGACGGCGGAGCTTGGCGGCACGGTCAACATATTGGGCCTGGACGAGGATCATGCGCGACTGCGGGAGTCGCTGGAGCGCACGGTCGATATTTGTCGCAGGGCGCAGGCGGCGGCTGTGATCGAAGCCTATCCGCTCTCCACGATCCGCTCGCCGGCGCAGGCGCTAGGCTTTGCTCAGGCTTTGGGTCCGGACGTCGGCCTGTGCATCGATACGCTGCACATCATCCGCAGCGGAGGCAGCTGGGACGATGTCGCCGCGCTGCCACCCGGACGGATCCGTCATGTCCAGTTGAATGATGGACCGCTGGAAGCGCCGCATGACAGGGTGAATGAGGCTGTGTTCGACCGACAACTGCCGGGGGAGGGCGCGTTCGGCCTCAAGGCCCTGCTGGCGCTGCTGCCCGGCCACGCAACCATCGCGGTGGAAGCGCCGTCCCGCGCGCTTGCAAAGGGGGAGCCGCATGAACGCGCGGCCCGGCTGATGCAATCGATGCGGGATCTCTACGCAGCGCACTGAGAGCCCATTGCTCAGGGGTCTCCATCGGGCGAAGAGCAACTCTCCGCCCGATCCGATCCGTTTTATTCGGCAGCCAGTGTCGTCTGTTCCCGGAAATAGGGAATGACTTTTTCGCCGATGTTGCGAATCGTTTCCATGATCACTTCATGCGGGATGCCGCCCATCTGGAACATGAAAAGGATTTCGTCGGCGCCGGCATCCTGAAGGCGCTTGATCTGGCGGATGCAGTCCTCCGGCGTGCCGTAGGCATCCTCGACCACTTCGAAGCTTTCGGTATGATGGCCACCAACAGCGATCTTTTCTTCCGACAGCCAGGCCACGGTCTCTTCCTTATGGCGCTGAAGCGCGGCGAGGCTTTCGCTGGCGTCGAGGTCCTCGACATCGGGGGCTGGGCCGCCCGAATACCAGTGACCGAGCGATTCCACGAAGAAGCGCTGCCCGCGCAGGCCGATGCGGCGCGCCTTTTCGCGGTCTTCCAGCACGACGGCGGGGCAAAGCGCGGCGAGATGCTGCGTCGGGCGATAGCCGACCTGATCCTCGGCTTTCCGGTTCGCGAAAGCCTCGCGATAGATGGCGTTCTTCTTAGCGATATCTTCCGGGCCTGCGAAGCCCAGAACCAGCGCACCGATGCCGCGCGAACCGGCGGTGACCAGCGTGTCGGCGCGGGTGCAGGCCATGTAGATCGGCGGATGCGGATCCTGCAGCGGACTCGGGTGGATCGGACGGAAGGGGATCTTCACGAACTGGCCGTCATGCTCGATCTCGCCATGCTTCAGGATCTTGGGGATCAGATACATGGACTCGTCGATCATCGGCGGGAGGTCTTCGAGATTATAGCCGAAGGTGCCCGCTTCCTGCTGCGTCCCGCCCTTACCCATGCCGAAATGAACGCGGCCATTAGACAGGATGTCGAGCGTCGCGATTCGCTCTGCCACCTTCACCGGATGGTTCATCGCGGGCGGCAGGCAAACCACGCCATGGCCGATGCCGATGCGCGAGGTGCGGCCGGCGAGATAGGCGAGGAAAGTCTCGGGCGCTGACATATGGGCATATTGGGTCAGCGCGGTATGTTCGACCGCCCAGATCGTGTCGAAGCCCATTTCCTCGGCATAGACTGACTGTTCGACGATGTCGCGAAACACCTGCTGTTCATTCGCGCGCGACGTGTCGGCCATCTGCGCTTCGTAAATGATCGAGAATTTCATCATCTTCTCCACAATTTTCTTGTCGTGGAGCAAGGCTATGCGCAGTGGCAGGCGGCGGCATCATCCAAATGGATCAGATTTCATATTCGCTGCCGGCGGTCCTAAGCAATGTGATGAGTTGACCCTGGCGATGGGTGCCGGTCTTCGCGAATATGGCGCGTAGGTGAGATCGGACGGTATTATAGGCAATGTCGAGCGCTACCGCCGCGTCTGCGAGCGATGCGCCCTGCGCTAGATGCAGCGCCAGTCCTGCTTCGGCGCGGGTCAGCTGAAATCGTTCCCGCAGCGCTTCTTCGGATAGCCCTCCCGGCCTGCTTGGATCGGCGATGAACAGGGCGATCCATGCCCCATCACCATAAGCTGAGGACGGCACCGCGCGGGCACGGGCATGGAGCGGCTGCCCGTCTCCCGCGGCGACTTCGAACAATATTTCCTCTCCCGCCGGTGGGGGAGAAGCGAGAATGCGGTTGATCGTGGCGGCGGCGGACCCCGTTCGCGGCTGCAGCTTGCCGCTCTGCTCCGCCACGACGTCGGCTTCCTCCAGCATCCTCATGGCCACCGCATTGCGCCTCAGGATACGGCCTTCACGGTCCAGGATCAGCGTGGCGACCGCCAGGCCCGCCATGGCGCTGCTGAACAGCTGGCTTTCCGCCTGAGTGGTGGTGAGGCGGGCGTGCAGGTCCAGCGCGATGCGCAGATGCGGGATCAGGCGGGTGAGCAACGCCCGTTCGGCATCGCCGAATTCGCCCTCCTCATCAACCCGCGTCAAGCGCAAGCGGACGGCGACATCGGGCGGCCGATGGAGATCGACGCCCAATATCTCGACGCTATGCGCCACATTCAACCAGTCGCGGAATCGCGCGGGGATATGGCTGACAAAGTCGCGGAAAGACACGACCTGTCCTTCTGGCAGGCCCACAAAGGGGTCGGCTTGCGATATCTTCTGATATTCCTGTGTGCGTTCCGGGTCAGCGCCGGGCGTAACATGCGCGTCGATGCCAGCATGCCCCCGGCCGATGAGCAGCGTGGCGAAAGTCGTATTGGTCGCGGCCGCGAGCGTGCGCAGAAAATCTTCCCACGGCGGCGACCGGGTCAGTCCGCCATAGAGAGTTTCGAGCAGGTCGGCAAAGGCAGTGTCGTCGCTCATCGATCAGATCATCCGCCTTGGCCGCGGCAGCGGGTTGCGCCGCCGCGGCTCTCCCCCCGCGTCAGCGCCGCAGGGCCAGCGTGATGCTGTAGCGGCGCGGCGGCGAATAATAGGCTTCGGTAAAGCCAAAGCTGGTGGACGCGTCATAACCCGCCGTGATGATGCGGCGATCGGTGATGTTATCGACGCCCGCCCGCACCGACAGGCCACTGTCCGCAAGGCGCAACTCGGCGCTCGCATTGAGGATCGCATGGTCGGGCTGCCGCAGCAGCGGCGTGTTTTCGGCATCGACAAAGACCTGGCTCTTATAGGCGGCGTCGAGGCGGAAGACCGCGTCCACATCTTCGCTGAGCGGCGCTTCATAAACCACGCTCGCATTGGCGGTGATGTCGGGCGCCTGTTTCAGCTTGCGGTCGCTGACATCCGTCGGGACGCCGTTGATTACCGAAACATAGTCCAGATATTTGGCGTCGAGCAAGCCAAGCGCGCCGGTCACAGTGAAGCGCTGCGACACCTTGAACGCGCCTTCCAGCTCGATACCCTGGATGCGCGAGCGCCCGGCATTCTCGTTCCGCACGACGATCAGGCCAGTAGTCGGGCTGACCGTGGACACCAGGATCTGCTGATCGCGATATTCGTTGCGGAACACGGCGAGGTTGATCGTGGCGACGCCGCCGAAACCCGCCTTCAGACCCGCTTCATAAGCGGTCAGATATTCCGGGTCATAGGAGCCGATTTCTTCGACCGAGGTGGGCCGCCCATTGAACCCGCCCGACCGGAAGCCCCGCGAATAGGAAGCATAGGTCATCAGGTTCGGCCGGAACTTGTAAGAGATCGACGCGCGCGGCGTGAAAGCGTCCCAGCTCTTTTCCAACGTATAGCTCGGCGTGCCAGCCAGCAACGGCTCGCCCGAATAAATACGCATCGCCGACTGGAAGAACTTCTTCTTTTCCCATGTGTAACGCGCGCCAAGCTCCAGCGAAAGACCGTCAGCCAGTTCGTAATTGCCGTTCGCGAAAAGCGCGAGATTGTCGGTGCGCTGCCGATTGCGGAAGTCGATGTTGAAGTCGAGCGACGAGGCCGGGATAGCGAAACCGGGCGCAATCGGGAAGGGGTCCAGGCCCGCTGCGACCAGCGCCGGATAGAGCCCATCCGCCACGATCAGCCGCGTATTGTCGCGGGTCTTCTCGCGATAGGCGAAGGCGCCCAGCAGTAATGTGCCGCGCCCACCCAGATCGAGCGAAAGCTGCAGTTCCTGGCTGATCTGCCGCGCGCGTTCATCATGGATATCGCCCGCATAATTGATCGCCGCCGATGCGTCGCCGTCACGCCCGAACAGCGCATCGACATAGCGGTAGGCGGTGATTGACTTCAGAGTTGCTCCGCCAAATTCCTTGGTCAGGGTCAGCGATGCGTTGACTGCGTCGGTTTGGTCTTTGTTGAGCGCAGGCGTGCTATCGGTCCGGTCTATGTCGCCGGGCACCGTGCAGCAGGGTGCAAGGAATGTCGATTGCAGGATCGAAAAGAAGGTCGGGGTGAAGGCGATCATGCTGTGCGGCGCACTATGCTGCCGCCGGCGCAGGCCATCGACCTGCAGCACTGCGTCCAGCCCTTCGCCGTCATAATGGAGCGCGACCTTGCCCGCGACGACATTTCGGTTGCCCAGATTCTTGCCCGAGGGAATCTTCTGCCAGCCCTCGCCGAATTCGCCGAGCGCCGCGACGCCCAGCGACCATTGGTCGGACAAAGGCGTTTCGGCATAGACCCGTCCGCGCACCGTGTTGAACGAACCATAGCGCAGGTCGGCTGTGATCTTCTGCTCGCGACCCGGAATGGCCGACACGATGTTGATCGCGCCGCCCACGGTATTTTTCCCAAACAACGTGCCCTGCGGCCCGCGCAGTACTTCTATCCGGTCGATGCCCAGCAATTCGGTCGTCGCGCCAAAAGTGCGCGCGACATAGACGCCATCGATATAGACGCCAACCGCCGGGTCTGATGTGATGATGAAGTCATTTTCGCCGACGCCGCGAATGAACGGCGCGATGCCGCCGCTGTTGCCGCCCTGACCTGGTGTGAACTGGATATTGGGCGCGATCTGGCCGACCTGCGTCACATTATCGAGGCCACGGCTGTCGAGTGCTGAGGCATCGACGGCGCTAACCGCGATCGGCACGTCCTGTAGCCGTTCCTCGCGGCGGCGGGCGGTGACGACGATGTCGCTACCCTCTGATGTGGCCGCTCCAGGCGCACTGTTCTGCGCCAACGCCAGTCCGGGCGCTGCAAGGGCAATGAATGAGACTATCGGATAAAGCGTCTTGCGCATGGTTCCCTCCCCAAAAACCGTTTTATTTTGCCGGCGACTATAGTGCCGCCATTCCCATTCTCCAGCGGGCCGCTGCAAAAATGCAGCCGGTGTTGCGTCTAAGCATCATCAGGGTACGGCGGCGTCCACCCAAGCCCGCTTCTGCGTTCGTCGGGCAAAACGCCATCCGGCAGCGGTGCGCGTCAGTTCGTCCTCGTACCAGAGGCCGATATGATTGTTCTGCTCGCTCCCGTCCGACCCTTTGGCTGTCATCACGACATGCGCCGCCGAACGGACCGACGCGCTGTCTCCATCGAGGTTGCACATGATGCTGGCGGTCGAATGGTAACTGCCTGTCAGCCCCTCCACCACAGGCCGTAGAAAGGCGATCAGCATATCCGCGCCGCCCTTTGGACCTCCGAAGGCCGTGAAATCGACCTGCGCATCATCTGCGAACAGGGCGCGCAGGTCCTTCCACCGGTGCTGATCGATCGCATGGCAATATCGGGCCAACAGCTCATTTATGGCCAGCCGATCGG encodes:
- a CDS encoding TonB-dependent receptor, which encodes MRKTLYPIVSFIALAAPGLALAQNSAPGAATSEGSDIVVTARRREERLQDVPIAVSAVDASALDSRGLDNVTQVGQIAPNIQFTPGQGGNSGGIAPFIRGVGENDFIITSDPAVGVYIDGVYVARTFGATTELLGIDRIEVLRGPQGTLFGKNTVGGAINIVSAIPGREQKITADLRYGSFNTVRGRVYAETPLSDQWSLGVAALGEFGEGWQKIPSGKNLGNRNVVAGKVALHYDGEGLDAVLQVDGLRRRQHSAPHSMIAFTPTFFSILQSTFLAPCCTVPGDIDRTDSTPALNKDQTDAVNASLTLTKEFGGATLKSITAYRYVDALFGRDGDASAAINYAGDIHDERARQISQELQLSLDLGGRGTLLLGAFAYREKTRDNTRLIVADGLYPALVAAGLDPFPIAPGFAIPASSLDFNIDFRNRQRTDNLALFANGNYELADGLSLELGARYTWEKKKFFQSAMRIYSGEPLLAGTPSYTLEKSWDAFTPRASISYKFRPNLMTYASYSRGFRSGGFNGRPTSVEEIGSYDPEYLTAYEAGLKAGFGGVATINLAVFRNEYRDQQILVSTVSPTTGLIVVRNENAGRSRIQGIELEGAFKVSQRFTVTGALGLLDAKYLDYVSVINGVPTDVSDRKLKQAPDITANASVVYEAPLSEDVDAVFRLDAAYKSQVFVDAENTPLLRQPDHAILNASAELRLADSGLSVRAGVDNITDRRIITAGYDASTSFGFTEAYYSPPRRYSITLALRR
- a CDS encoding nuclear transport factor 2 family protein encodes the protein MNERETADRLAINELLARYCHAIDQHRWKDLRALFADDAQVDFTAFGGPKGGADMLIAFLRPVVEGLTGSYHSTASIMCNLDGDSASVRSAAHVVMTAKGSDGSEQNNHIGLWYEDELTRTAAGWRFARRTQKRAWVDAAVP